In the genome of Electrophorus electricus isolate fEleEle1 chromosome 21, fEleEle1.pri, whole genome shotgun sequence, the window gacacacacacacccaccccactgCCCTGGCCCTCCTGACCCCTCCCACTGCCCTGGCCCTCCTGACCCCACCCATTACCCTCTGCTCTGGTGTTTCCTCTTCTACCCACCAGGTTAATTCATCTTTGGGAAATTTTCCAGATATTGCATTGCACAGTCCTGAATAAACACCAGTAATTCCACTACAGGACAAAGTTCACAGGATTAACTCCTCTAACATGTTTAACATAATCTTAATCCCACGGGTAGGAATAATGAATCAGTTTGCTTCCTTACACTGTTTATCACTCTCGCAAAAGATGGAATTGAATAATTCTCCCCTCACCCGCCCCATCTTTGcactcttttttccccctcactctctctcttttactctctctccccctctctctctctctctctccctctccccctctctctccctctctccctccctctctctctcccctatccctccatctctctctctctctctcccctctctctctccctctccctctccccctctctctccctctctctctccctctctccctcctctctctccctccccccctctctctctctccctctctctctctctctccccctccctctctctctctctcctctctctctctctccccccgagCATGTTTCACACAGCCTGCGTCTTCAGAAGGAAGATGcacccactcctctctctctctgtctctcagtccaGCTGCCACTGATGTAATCCTTCATGCCACCCTTTGCCCCTGTGTGCCCTCTGCTAGTGTCCAGGGCTTCGCCAGTGCTGTTGGATTTCTTAGCAAGGGTCTCAGAGCTTGCACTGAAGAAGCCTTAACAATAACAGGAAGAGTGTCGCCCTGAGCCTTGCCTGATTGGCTGTACCACTGCACTGGCCTGGACGTTCTCCGAGCAGTTTTGCAGAAGTGCATACACCTTCACACAGAGCGGAACTGATCTGGATGTCTCCAGCAGGACAAGAACGGGACTGATCTGGGTGTCTCCAGCAGGACGAGAGCAGGACTGATCTGAGGGGCTACTCCATCTTCCCCATTTGGCCTTCACACTTTCTCTGTGGATCTGTGTGGACAGGAAGGACTGAGGGACTATAAATCTGGTAGGAGACTTTCTGTGGTCTTTATATTCTTACTGAACTCTCAAGAATTCAAAGACCTAtgtaaaaaagggaaaaaaatcaccAATCTTTAGGCTCTTTATGAAATAATTGTTAAAAAGTAAATCATTTATGATTATGAAATACTACATCTAATTATGGTTAACGTTTACAAATGTTATGAAAATTATGTCTGAAAGTTTATATTCAGAGTATAGAAAAACCTAGGCTATATATGATCGTTCCTTGAGATCAAGAACAGAAATTCAGAGAGGACAGTGCTAGTCCTGGGAATGCTTGGGAATGCTCGGTCTGCACAGACACAATAAAACCTTAAACACTCTGCCCTCCTGCCTCTACAATTATACAAAAGCTGCAGGTCACTCTGCCATTGTTTGTGTGAGATACATACATTaggttttaatcattttattcatAATCAATTGGTAAAGCCAAATTTTAATagctgtatttttttgtttgagaTGATCTGACATGTCATCGGTCCAGTAGGAATTAGAACCAGGCACTCATGCCAGGGAAAGGTGAGACATGGTGAACTAACAGCCAGGTCCTctatgagagagaaagcgcagGGGACATTACCAAATGTGAGGACCGGAGAAGCAGGTGAAGAGAGGCTTGTGACGGACATGTGAGTCAGACAGCTTTTCTTAGGGGTGAGTAGGAAAGTAGATTAATGGAAGATTAAAGCAGTTTAATCTACATCAAAGCTCAGGTATTAAGACCATGAAACAACTGGTCTCCATTTCCAAAGACAGATGAGAAAGGCAGCAGCGTTTTCACAGAGGTTAAAACTCCCACAgcgtaagagtgtgtgtgagggactaGCTTTCCTGCCCCTGGCTAGTTTGGGGAGAAGAGACATATTCATATGCTTGAACCCTTGAGCAAAGCCATTCTCATAAACACATCgcatttcagttcagttacATGTTCAGTCATTTTGATCTATATCTCACTTATATCTAAATAAactacattttcataaatgtggaGTTGTCCCAAAAACATGGTTAAACGAAACTGTAATTTGTGAAGctaaactttaatattttacatttgattgAAAAAGTATGTGATGTTACTTATTGTTGGTGTCAGAACTCACTTTAAATTTACAATTTTATTGATAAATAGATgaatagaaaaagagagagaaagacagatacagaaagagagagagagagagagagagagagagaaagcaagagactATCTGGCTTTGGAGCTGAATTACAGGAAGGGCGTGAGCGATCTCTCTCATTAGCATAATGACGACCCTCATCCCCAGACGTAACCTTCCTCTGACGCTGACGCTGTTCCAAAGCTTCTGGTCTTTGATAAGAGCCACCTCATCGTGATCTCACCATGATCTCATCGTGATCTCACCGTGATCTCAGCATGATCTCATCGTGATCTCACCGTGATCTCATCATGATCTCACCGTGATCTCACAAAGACACATCAAAATCAATCTTTTCAGCTGCCTTCTCTTGAAACATACTTTAAGAAATGCTCATTATAAAACGCTAATGACACCCACTGTCTGAAAAAGATTCATGTAATTAATGTTAAAAGTGCACTTTGTCCAAACATAGACAATGTAGGTCAGGAAAAATAGATTGTCAGCCTTGACTATACTCTTCAAATAAAGTTTAGAATAAAATAGGTGACTCCCAGGCCAAAGCAGCCTGCTGGGTGGGACGCTAAgctgttaaactcacaggaacACGTCTACCAGTAGGAAGAGGAGCCGAGGCTGCAGATCTGGTCTGGTAGGGTTATTTCTGCAGAACTGTCAGCTAAATGACAAAACTGTACATTTCACTTCAGAGTAAGAGAGAGCTTTCTTTTTCTGGGATGGCAGAGTATATTGGACATAGAGTATATGACCAAAAGTACATAAAACTAAATAACTCTCTGAATGAATGGAGAATATTTGTATAAAAAGTTTGCGAGGCCAAACTCTATTATCATTTTGTTTATAAGATCAATATTTTTTGTGGCTACAAATAAACtgtaatattatgtaatatgtaatattatttGTAGACAATATTGAAATGGGAAACAAGTCCTTACTTTGGTGTAGTTAACATCCTTCCTCCCACTCAGCTACCTCCTCTACTCCACACCTGCTGTAtgcaggttttttgtttgtttgttttaattagatGTTCTATTTTTGTCTATTTAGTGTGCATAATTTATCCCTAAGACTAAACGTATTGGTCTTATAGgtgttttttagttgttgtttaaATACCTCCATCATTAAATACCTCCATCATTGCTTGTTCCTTTATTGTGCGATTCAGAGCTGTTAAATATCCACACTGTGTTCTCCTGCCCCCAGGTGGCGCTGTGGTGTGTTTGAGAGCAGATGGCTCGGCCGTtactgtgtgcaggtgtggtggtggtgatacAGGTGGTGCTGTCAGCGTTCTCTCTGGACAGCCCCGCCCACCTGAGGtcaaagagagagtgggaatgGAAGAAGTTCTTCGTGTACGAGGAGACAGATCCCAGCGAACCGCCCCAGCAAATTGGCAAGGTAGCAGCAGTATGTCTGAGAAAGCAGATGAAACAGGACAGAGAAggacatttttcatttgcattgttttcttaaatttttGTTCACACATGTTTCTATGCTTTTATCTTCTAGATATCAAACACCCATGCCAACAACACCACTGAATATATACTCACGGGTGAAGGGGCGTACACCTTTTTCAAGTTGAATCAACACGGCGACATATTTGTACTAGCAAGGTTGGAtcgggaaaagaaaaaaacctacAGACTAAAAGCTCAAATCAAGGACATCAAAACTAAAAGAGAGGTTGAAAACAGCACGGAGTTTGAAATCGTTGTCAACGACATTAATGACAACAGTCCAGTTTTCTCAGAGAGCTACGTGAATTCCGTCAATGAGCGATCAGAAAAAGGTGTATTACTTGATCATTCATgcataataccaataataaaatatataatgaatcatttaaaaaataataataaaataatgtataatttaatACGCAAAATTTATACACATTGCTTatgtctgagtacaacttgagcaattgaaagTTAAGCGTCTTGCtgaacagtggcaacttggcagtggtcaGGCTtgaccagcaaccttctgattacaagtaccttaaacactgacttACCACTGCCGTGAACTATGCACATGAACTATGTTCATTATGAATTATACACACAAGCCTTctagatttttttaataattgagTGTAATTGAATTGCATAAGGAGCTGTTGTAATACAGTGAAAACACTGTGTTACAGGGATAACAGTGCTCACGGTACTCGCCACAGACGAAGACGACCCAAGCACCCCCAATGGAAAGATTTCATACAAGTTGATGAATGGAACAAATCTTTTCGATATTGACCCAAAGACAGGTATAGTAGAGAATCAGAGCGCCATTTTGAGAGCAGTGTTGTAAACAGACTGATGCTTCATGTCTAGTGAGCTGGTTTGTAAGCAGTGACAGTGAAGCTGTGTGCTAAATCCACACAGGCATGATAAAAACAGCAGTGAACACGCTGGACCGTGAGACTACCAGCCAGTACAAGCTCATTGTACAAGCCTCAGACCTCAGCGGCTCTGGGCCAGGAAGCAACTCTGCTACGACTATTGTGACTATTAATATAAATGACATCAACGACAATAAGGCCTCCTTTGCAAAGCGTATGTGAACTCTAACATACATACCTAACATATGCGTGCTTGTACAGTACGGTTCACTATAAATAAGCATCCGAAATGTGAACTTGTTTTCTGCAGAAACTTTCCGCTTTGACGTGAAAGAAGACGAGAGGCCAGAGTTCAAAATTGGTATATTAGAGGTGGAAGATCAGGAcgaaagacaaaataaaaagccCGTATTTAATATGAGGAAATTTAGCGACCTCTTCCATGTGGAGCGCAATGAGATGCATGATGGAgttctcacactcacaaaggTTTGTCATACTCTCCCCAATATCCTCTATGACAAATGGAACAACCTTGTTTGAACTTTAACTACAGTCCATCACACAACGTTTCTCAGAACAGATACCTGCTACTTCAGAAACTGCTGTGTGTTGGAAGCATTTTTTACAGAAGTGAAATTCATAGAGAATGCAGCTCTCACAGGTATCCATGGTGATTTCCAACAGGCCCTGGACTATGAGGAGACCAAAGCGTATCACTTCACTGTGGAAGTTACGGAGGAGGGCCTCGTTCAGCCTGCTGATATCAGTGGCTTGGCTCTCCACACCACTGAGGTTTACATCACCGTGCTTGACGTTGACGAGCCTCCGGTCTTCACATATCCCGTGTACAACTTCAGCATTGATGAGGGACCAACTAAACAAAAGGAGATTGGATATGTTAGTGCCAAAGACATGGACAACACTGGTTACAGAATAAAGCAAGTACTTATTCACAATATAAATGCCCGGGCACTGCAAAGGTTTATTATGTTCATCCACAGCCAATAATGGAACTAGTTTTGATCCAGAATCATAAATTAATTTGGGTTTAATTTGTAGGATTTACACAATACCAACTTGTgataaacattttcatgttaaGCTGACCCTAATTTTCACATTAACTCTAATTTCAcactattttgtgttttgtagatACGTCATTGAGGATTTTGATTGTCCAGTGGAGGTCAACCACGAGACGGGTCGACTTACTCTAAAGAGAGAGCTAGACAGAGAAGTTCAGGAGTTACACACATTCCAGATTTCAGCACTTGAAATATCTCCAAGTGGTGGGTAACTACGTGCACCGttacatttaatatttgctCTGACATTTTTTGGTTTAATTACTGATAACTCTAGAAAATAACTATTTAGGGAATTTGATTACAAACATCAGTAGTAAGAATAAAGTACTGGTCCCAATAACTCAACCACAGTAAAaccagaataaaaacaaacaatattgaaatatttacatttttgctttcatAACAACATAAAGGCACAGATATCTTTATGTGAAGAGGACAAACTCGTCTTTTTGTGAGAACAGGGCAGAAATCATACGCGCTGGTCAATGTGAGGGTAAAGGACATTAACGACAACAGGCCTGAACTGGTCGGAACCAACGTCTATATCTGCGAAAGCGACAAAAAAGGAACGGTGAGGAATTTCTGATCAGGTCAAATCaaccattttaaataaagatctcaaatctttcaaatatatttttgggAGTACACTTTAATCACTGTCCCTTAAACTCGCAGGTCATCGGAACCATTGAGGCCCGTGATAAGGACTACGATTCTGGAATACTCAGTTTCACTTTGGCACAAAAGAGTTTCAACTTCTCTCTTCATGACAACAGAAGTGAGTGAACCCCACTGGCCTTCACAAGACCTCAGAACTACAGTGGTAGAGTTCACTgtaaaacatcactgtaaaaCATCTTCACTGTAAAGATCTTCACtgtaaaacatcttaaatgtaaCATAAACTACAACCACATTGATGACACAGATATTGTCCATTATGTCCAACATTCTCAAATCTGagggaataataataataataataataataataataataataataatataaccaGAGAATAATGTCATTGATTATCTTagaaaaattatgtaaattaagtCAAAACTGCCATGGGACAAAATTCCAGTGGTCTGGAATTTTTCTAACACAGAACTGAACATTCTCTCATCAGCTCCGGGGCTTGGGTTAGCTCCGGGGCTCGGCTTAGCTCCGGGGCTCGGCTTAGCTCCGGGGCTCGGGTTAGCTCCGGGGCTCGGGATAGCTCTGGGGTTCAGGTCTCTGCTCCAACTGTTCCACTTTTCAAAGTGGCATGTGTGAGGCTTGAAGACCTTCTGATAAGGAAGGCTgttcagaaggttgccagttcaactCCCACTCCTTCCAAGTTGCCACtggcaagacccttaacctgtAGTTgtaatcataattgtaagtcattttggataaaaaatCAGCTACATGCTGTAAATGCTTGGAAAACAGACTAAGGTTTGCTTTGCACTTAACACAGAGGCAGAATAGATGTAGATTTCTACATCTGTTTTAGCACTAATCTGGCAGAATGCTCGAATTCACAGCTTTTGTAATTTGGGcgtttttgcacattttcactCACATCACCAGAGTGAGCAGCTTGCTTTCCCACCATTGTGTAGAAGGTGATATTCTTAGATAGCACGTGCACTGCACTGTCAAAGACTTCAGGGCCTGTGCTCAGCTGGAATGACCGTACGAAGGGGAGTTGACTGTTGATGCTTGTGTCGTGCCTTGCAGATAACACAGCCAACATCATCCtgactcaaggacactttagcACAGAGAACTCAGCGAGCAACATCCTGGAGGTGAAGATCAGAGACTCAGGCTCACCCTGGTTAGAGAGCATCACCCCTCTGCATATCCCAGTGTGCACCTGTCATGCTGACCGTCAGAGGGACTACTGCAGGCCGGATGCCCAGACAGCAGTGAGCGCCAGTGCCCTCGTAACCATTCTCCTCTGTATCCTCACTATTCTGGGTAAGACCCCGGGCCGTGCTCCTCCCCGATTCCGAGAACATGGTTTACTTCTCTGTTTGGCAGCCTCAAGTTTTCTGCATTTATCTCAGATTTTCTATCTTGAGTACCTTCACAAACCGACATGTGAGTCAAGCCAAGAAGcgaagacacttttttttttttaaatacacttttCTGTGTAGATTTCTGTGTAAAATTCTGCGTAAAATGTCTTG includes:
- the cdh5 gene encoding cadherin-5, coding for MARPLLCAGVVVVIQVVLSAFSLDSPAHLRSKREWEWKKFFVYEETDPSEPPQQIGKISNTHANNTTEYILTGEGAYTFFKLNQHGDIFVLARLDREKKKTYRLKAQIKDIKTKREVENSTEFEIVVNDINDNSPVFSESYVNSVNERSEKGITVLTVLATDEDDPSTPNGKISYKLMNGTNLFDIDPKTGMIKTAVNTLDRETTSQYKLIVQASDLSGSGPGSNSATTIVTININDINDNKASFAKQTFRFDVKEDERPEFKIGILEVEDQDERQNKKPVFNMRKFSDLFHVERNEMHDGVLTLTKALDYEETKAYHFTVEVTEEGLVQPADISGLALHTTEVYITVLDVDEPPVFTYPVYNFSIDEGPTKQKEIGYVSAKDMDNTGYRIKYVIEDFDCPVEVNHETGRLTLKRELDREVQELHTFQISALEISPSGQKSYALVNVRVKDINDNRPELVGTNVYICESDKKGTVIGTIEARDKDYDSGILSFTLAQKSFNFSLHDNRNNTANIILTQGHFSTENSASNILEVKIRDSGSPWLESITPLHIPVCTCHADRQRDYCRPDAQTAVSASALVTILLCILTILVIVILFALRKSYQKEALVGLGKSSGEIHQQLVTYDEEGGGEMDTNGYDVSILSSACQDCSVGPASGPAMYAVVKKPSACTGDMAVMIEVKKDEADHDRDGIPYDTLHIYGYEGPESLAGSLSSLESSSCGSNLDYDVLSDWGPRFRMLAQLYGVEGSDSDSSY